In the Pseudolabrys taiwanensis genome, one interval contains:
- the pnp gene encoding polyribonucleotide nucleotidyltransferase encodes MFNIHRVELDWGGRKLTLETGHMARQADGAVLATYGETTVLATVVAAKAPREGIDFLPLTVDYQEKFYAAGRIPGGYFKREGRPTEKETLVSRLIDRPVRPLFADGWRCETQVIVTTLSHDLENDPDILAMVASSAALTLSGAPFMGPIGAARVGFINGEYVLNPQLDEMTESQLDLVVAGTTDAVLMVESEAKELSEEIMLGAVMFGHRHFQPVIEAIIKLAEKAAKEPRELTLPDNAALEKEILGIAEKDLRAAYSIPVKQDRYKAVGAVKEKVMAHFFPEGAEPAYDKQRVAGVFKELEAKIVRWNVLDTSKRIDGRDLKTVRPIQVEVGVLPRTHGSALFTRGETQALVVTTLGTAEDEQWIDALQGTYKESFLLHYNFPPYSVGETGRLGGTKRREIGHGKLAWRAIHPVLPGKDEFPYTIRVVSEITESNGSSSMASVCGASLALMDAGVPLKRPTAGIAMGLILEGQRYAVLSDILGDEDHLGDMDFKVAGTEQGVTSLQMDIKIAGITEEIMKVALAQAKDGRVHILGEMSKALSAARAELGEHAPRIETFKIPTDKIREVIGTGGKVIREIVEKTGAKINIEDDGSVKVASASGDSIKAAINWIKSIASDPEVGHIYEGTVVKVMDFGAFVNFFGARDGLVHISQLAASRVQKTSDVVKEGDKVKVKLLGMDERGKVRLSMKAVDQATGEDLEAKQKADAPAEGAAE; translated from the coding sequence ATGTTCAATATTCACCGCGTTGAGCTCGACTGGGGCGGCCGCAAGCTGACCCTCGAGACCGGCCACATGGCGCGTCAAGCCGACGGCGCCGTTCTTGCCACTTACGGCGAAACCACCGTTCTCGCCACCGTCGTCGCCGCCAAGGCGCCGCGCGAAGGTATCGACTTCCTGCCGCTCACCGTCGACTACCAGGAAAAATTCTACGCCGCCGGCCGCATTCCGGGCGGCTACTTCAAGCGTGAAGGCCGTCCGACCGAGAAGGAGACGCTGGTCTCCCGCCTCATCGACCGTCCGGTGCGTCCGCTGTTCGCCGATGGCTGGCGCTGCGAGACGCAGGTGATCGTCACCACGCTGTCGCACGACCTCGAAAACGATCCCGACATCCTGGCGATGGTGGCCTCCTCGGCCGCGCTGACCCTGTCGGGCGCACCGTTCATGGGCCCGATCGGCGCCGCCCGCGTCGGCTTCATCAACGGCGAATACGTGCTCAACCCGCAGCTCGACGAGATGACCGAGAGCCAGCTCGATCTCGTCGTCGCCGGCACCACCGACGCCGTGCTGATGGTCGAATCGGAAGCCAAGGAGCTGTCCGAGGAGATCATGCTCGGCGCCGTGATGTTCGGCCACCGCCACTTCCAGCCGGTGATCGAGGCGATCATCAAGCTCGCCGAGAAGGCCGCCAAGGAGCCGCGCGAGCTGACGTTGCCCGACAACGCCGCGCTCGAAAAGGAAATCCTCGGCATCGCCGAGAAGGATCTGCGCGCCGCCTATTCGATCCCCGTGAAGCAGGACCGCTACAAGGCGGTCGGCGCGGTGAAGGAAAAGGTGATGGCGCACTTCTTCCCGGAAGGCGCCGAGCCCGCTTACGACAAGCAGCGCGTCGCCGGCGTGTTCAAGGAGCTTGAGGCCAAGATCGTCCGCTGGAACGTGCTCGACACCAGCAAGCGCATCGACGGCCGCGACCTCAAGACCGTGCGCCCGATCCAGGTGGAAGTCGGCGTGCTGCCGCGCACCCACGGCTCGGCGCTGTTCACCCGCGGTGAGACCCAGGCGCTCGTCGTCACGACGCTCGGCACCGCGGAAGACGAACAGTGGATCGACGCCTTGCAGGGCACCTACAAGGAATCGTTCCTGCTGCACTACAACTTCCCGCCCTACTCGGTCGGTGAGACGGGCCGCCTCGGCGGCACCAAGCGCCGCGAAATCGGCCACGGCAAGCTCGCCTGGCGCGCGATCCATCCGGTGCTGCCGGGCAAGGACGAGTTCCCCTACACCATCCGCGTGGTGTCGGAGATCACCGAATCGAACGGCTCGTCGTCGATGGCCTCCGTCTGCGGCGCTTCGCTGGCGCTGATGGATGCGGGCGTGCCGCTGAAGCGTCCGACCGCCGGCATCGCCATGGGCCTCATCCTCGAGGGCCAGCGCTACGCCGTGCTGTCCGACATCCTCGGCGACGAGGACCACCTCGGCGACATGGACTTCAAGGTGGCGGGCACCGAGCAAGGCGTCACGTCGCTGCAGATGGACATCAAGATCGCCGGCATCACCGAAGAGATCATGAAGGTCGCCCTCGCCCAGGCGAAGGACGGCCGCGTGCACATCCTCGGTGAAATGTCGAAGGCGCTCTCGGCCGCGCGCGCCGAGCTCGGCGAGCATGCGCCGCGCATCGAGACCTTCAAGATCCCGACCGACAAGATCCGCGAAGTGATCGGCACCGGCGGCAAGGTGATCCGCGAGATCGTCGAGAAGACCGGCGCCAAGATCAACATTGAGGACGACGGCTCGGTGAAGGTCGCCTCCGCTTCGGGCGACTCGATCAAGGCGGCGATCAACTGGATCAAGTCGATCGCCTCCGATCCGGAAGTCGGCCACATCTACGAAGGCACCGTCGTGAAGGTGATGGACTTCGGCGCCTTCGTGAACTTCTTCGGCGCCCGCGACGGCCTGGTGCACATCAGCCAGCTCGCCGCGAGCCGCGTGCAGAAGACCTCCGACGTCGTCAAGGAAGGCGACAAGGTGAAGGTGAAGCTCCTCGGCATGGACGAGCGCGGCAAGGTGCGCCTGTCGATGAAGGCCGTCGACCAGGCGACCGGCGAGGACCTCGAAGCCAAGCAGAAGGCCGACGCTCCGGCCGAAGGCGCGGCGGAGTAA
- a CDS encoding DUF3237 domain-containing protein: MSSLAAELPKEMQSLQLQPLFVFRINVNKPSVIGQTPSIDRRVGEITGGTFEGERLRGKVLSGGSDWQTVRRDGSWVLDVRLVMETDDGHLIGMTYKGIRHGPQAALDRIAKGESVSPSDYYFRAIPLFETASDKYDWLNNVIAVATGHRLASGPIYHVFEVL, translated from the coding sequence ATGTCTTCGCTCGCCGCCGAGCTGCCGAAAGAAATGCAATCGCTGCAACTGCAGCCGCTGTTCGTCTTCCGGATCAACGTCAACAAGCCGAGCGTCATCGGCCAGACGCCGAGCATCGACCGCCGGGTCGGCGAGATCACCGGTGGCACCTTCGAAGGCGAGCGCCTGCGCGGCAAAGTGCTGTCCGGCGGCAGCGACTGGCAGACGGTGCGGCGCGACGGATCGTGGGTGCTCGACGTGCGTCTCGTGATGGAGACCGACGACGGTCACCTCATCGGCATGACCTATAAGGGTATCCGCCACGGACCGCAGGCGGCGCTCGACCGCATCGCCAAAGGCGAGAGCGTCAGCCCGTCGGACTATTATTTCCGCGCCATACCCTTGTTCGAGACGGCATCGGACAAATACGACTGGCTCAACAACGTGATTGCGGTCGCAACCGGCCACCGGCTTGCCAGCGGCCCGATCTATCACGTGTTCGAGGTGCTTTAA
- a CDS encoding RidA family protein has product MPKLSRLFAVLLSCSMIVGAAAAHAENVKILSPVEGGIKPSGSWSVGALAGGFIFVGGMRGVDPATNKLVEGDEARIRQMFINVKQVVEAQGATLQDAVRLTIYVSDVVKYRPMVNKVQQDEALWGKGPYPPRTVLEVRKLDQDDIAEVDATFFAPQKKRKGKK; this is encoded by the coding sequence ATGCCGAAACTGTCGCGCCTATTCGCCGTTCTCCTGAGCTGCTCGATGATCGTCGGCGCCGCCGCGGCGCATGCGGAGAACGTCAAGATTCTGTCGCCGGTCGAAGGCGGCATCAAGCCCAGCGGCAGCTGGAGCGTCGGCGCGCTGGCCGGCGGGTTCATCTTCGTCGGCGGCATGCGCGGCGTCGACCCGGCGACCAACAAATTGGTCGAAGGCGACGAAGCGCGCATCCGGCAGATGTTCATCAATGTGAAGCAGGTCGTCGAAGCCCAGGGCGCGACGTTGCAGGACGCCGTGCGTTTGACGATCTACGTGTCCGACGTCGTCAAGTACCGGCCGATGGTCAACAAGGTGCAGCAGGACGAAGCGTTGTGGGGCAAGGGCCCTTATCCGCCGCGCACCGTGCTGGAAGTGCGTAAGCTCGACCAGGACGATATCGCCGAGGTCGACGCGACGTTCTTCGCGCCGCAGAAGAAGCGTAAGGGCAAGAAGTAA
- a CDS encoding NAD(P)/FAD-dependent oxidoreductase gives MTRIVVVGAGMAGMACARGLQRRGLRPILIAPPQAAHNRGETLSSRARPFLEALGWLPLLDDATTLSCEGRYSIWGNATLRRDDTQGEAESGWHIDRRKLEARMMETLDADGIERVSGTVRTVTRMRHGASLDLADGARHEADFVIDCSGRASVSAGDANLMRLDKLVACYAIATLDDDAEVAAATLVEAVADGWWYMSALPGRRVLVGFFTDSDLLSSGLRRDPARWAQMASETLAVSQRVTSLGIDLARSSLQFAASSTVTATRIVEPRVIRAGDAASALDPLAANGLATALWSGTQAADSVAELIAGNGAVAARYEQSYLQGIAAHLAAQRSLYASERRFRTLPFWQRRNGIEPSHA, from the coding sequence ATGACGCGTATAGTCGTCGTCGGCGCGGGCATGGCCGGCATGGCTTGTGCCCGCGGCCTGCAGCGGCGGGGGCTTCGCCCCATCCTGATCGCGCCGCCGCAGGCGGCGCATAATCGCGGCGAGACGTTGTCGTCTCGTGCGCGTCCTTTCCTCGAAGCGCTCGGCTGGCTGCCGCTGCTCGATGACGCGACCACGCTGAGTTGCGAAGGCCGTTATTCGATCTGGGGCAACGCCACCCTGCGGCGCGACGACACGCAAGGCGAGGCCGAAAGCGGCTGGCATATCGACCGGCGCAAGCTCGAAGCGCGCATGATGGAGACGCTCGATGCCGATGGGATCGAACGTGTCAGCGGTACGGTGCGCACCGTCACGCGCATGCGCCATGGTGCGTCGCTCGATCTAGCCGACGGGGCCCGGCACGAAGCTGATTTCGTTATCGATTGCAGCGGCCGCGCGTCGGTGAGCGCCGGCGACGCAAACTTGATGCGTCTCGACAAGCTCGTCGCTTGTTACGCCATCGCTACGCTCGATGACGATGCCGAGGTCGCGGCGGCGACGTTGGTCGAGGCCGTGGCCGACGGCTGGTGGTACATGTCGGCATTGCCGGGGCGGCGCGTTCTCGTCGGCTTTTTCACGGACTCGGATCTGTTGTCGTCCGGCTTGCGCCGGGATCCGGCGCGCTGGGCGCAGATGGCGTCCGAAACCCTTGCGGTGTCGCAACGTGTGACCAGCCTCGGCATTGATCTCGCGCGGTCGTCGTTGCAGTTCGCCGCGTCGAGCACCGTGACCGCGACGCGGATCGTCGAACCGAGAGTCATCCGCGCCGGCGATGCGGCGAGTGCGCTCGATCCTCTGGCGGCGAATGGACTCGCGACAGCGCTGTGGAGCGGCACGCAAGCCGCGGACAGTGTCGCCGAACTGATCGCCGGCAACGGCGCCGTCGCCGCGCGCTACGAACAATCTTATCTACAGGGCATCGCCGCGCATCTCGCGGCGCAGCGTTCGCTTTATGCATCGGAGCGGCGCTTTCGCACGCTGCCGTTCTGGCAACGACGCAACGGAATCGAACCAAGTCATGCGTGA
- the goxA gene encoding CTQ-dependent glycine oxidase GoxA yields the protein MKRRDFLLGASAVGLTSPALFKAAIAPAFAQPAPAGARIVRAAIFPAIGFSRVGNGDEWFLAPEVPGLLNEPQGGFKQSPSRVKKQVQRFRVYGFDDQGRVVRELGTADNVRWTVHVANSKAAWYGFSNAMDRGDITPGIPGAQRNNFIAPDKREEMLIINPGPVQISGASVNAGGSDAKYNMAGQFWKKLPVGLGHLRTDDAGRLLVFPASGVSQTALPQNPVKDFTNNDGWHDDWADGWVKATVRVGGADVECDPAWVVCCGPKFAPQIEPIVSLYDVGREVMISTGHMKAIAGQVSFRRDVLPILRRAGMMQWVADASYLIAAWLDLDDLSNPDVIKKLAVADAAARPAREKVLAAFRKPGGGDQRVKAVPLMLGDGVNYPGSRDSWLTLTPSQYAILGAWAKGDFVNDYEDAKADAVKQLDDMPLAMRPEALTRAALDACSGGAFHPGVEITWPIRQAALYRTPKDTPFPFRIAISTRKGLAQDVGLQLNPQNVFAGNPSRPDAGAPIGPQAPGDLTRWMGVPWQGDAFSCQSVLTADGFPTPVWWPALLPVDVLPEEFYKRMMRTDLPVEERLRFYHARAPWSRGAAGIGLHVEAGYTDGLRRMIELWTQMGVVVRRTGPKDVPGVPEEVYVEVQRGSMNLASDN from the coding sequence ATGAAACGTCGCGACTTTCTGCTCGGGGCTTCGGCCGTCGGTTTGACGTCACCGGCGTTATTCAAGGCCGCGATCGCGCCCGCATTCGCGCAGCCCGCGCCGGCCGGCGCGCGCATTGTCCGCGCCGCGATCTTTCCCGCGATCGGCTTCTCGCGCGTCGGCAATGGCGACGAATGGTTTCTCGCGCCGGAAGTTCCCGGTCTCTTGAACGAGCCGCAGGGCGGCTTCAAGCAGAGTCCGTCGCGCGTCAAGAAGCAGGTGCAGCGCTTCCGCGTCTATGGCTTCGACGATCAAGGCCGCGTCGTGCGCGAACTCGGCACCGCGGATAACGTTCGCTGGACGGTGCACGTCGCCAACAGCAAGGCGGCCTGGTACGGCTTCTCGAACGCGATGGACCGCGGCGATATCACGCCGGGCATTCCGGGCGCGCAGCGCAACAATTTCATCGCGCCGGACAAGCGCGAGGAGATGCTGATCATCAATCCCGGCCCGGTGCAGATCAGCGGCGCGTCGGTCAATGCCGGCGGCAGCGATGCCAAGTACAACATGGCCGGTCAGTTCTGGAAGAAGCTGCCGGTCGGTCTCGGTCATCTGCGCACGGACGATGCCGGTCGTCTGCTGGTGTTCCCGGCGAGCGGTGTGTCGCAAACGGCGCTGCCGCAGAACCCGGTGAAGGACTTCACCAACAATGACGGCTGGCACGACGATTGGGCAGACGGCTGGGTCAAGGCGACCGTCCGCGTCGGCGGTGCCGATGTCGAATGCGATCCGGCGTGGGTCGTCTGCTGCGGTCCGAAGTTCGCGCCGCAGATCGAGCCGATCGTCAGCCTCTATGACGTCGGCCGCGAGGTGATGATCTCGACCGGACACATGAAGGCCATTGCCGGCCAGGTGTCGTTCCGGCGCGACGTGCTGCCGATCCTGCGCCGCGCGGGCATGATGCAGTGGGTTGCCGATGCGTCATATCTCATTGCGGCCTGGCTCGATCTCGATGACCTGTCGAACCCCGACGTCATCAAGAAGCTTGCCGTGGCCGACGCGGCGGCGCGTCCCGCGCGCGAAAAGGTGCTGGCGGCATTCCGCAAGCCGGGCGGCGGCGACCAGCGCGTCAAGGCTGTGCCGCTGATGCTCGGCGACGGCGTCAATTATCCCGGCAGCCGCGACAGCTGGCTGACGCTGACGCCGAGCCAATACGCCATCCTCGGCGCCTGGGCGAAGGGCGACTTCGTCAACGACTACGAAGACGCCAAGGCCGACGCTGTGAAGCAGCTCGACGACATGCCGCTCGCCATGCGGCCGGAAGCGCTGACGCGCGCCGCGCTCGACGCCTGCTCGGGCGGCGCCTTCCATCCAGGCGTGGAAATCACCTGGCCGATCCGTCAGGCGGCGCTCTATCGCACGCCGAAGGACACGCCGTTCCCGTTCCGCATCGCGATCTCGACACGCAAAGGCTTGGCGCAGGACGTCGGGCTGCAGCTCAATCCGCAGAACGTGTTCGCCGGCAATCCGTCTCGGCCTGACGCGGGCGCGCCGATCGGCCCGCAAGCGCCGGGCGATCTCACCCGCTGGATGGGTGTGCCGTGGCAGGGCGACGCTTTCAGCTGCCAGTCGGTGCTGACGGCCGACGGTTTCCCGACGCCGGTGTGGTGGCCGGCGCTGCTGCCGGTCGATGTGCTGCCGGAGGAGTTCTACAAGCGCATGATGCGTACGGATCTGCCGGTCGAGGAGCGGCTGCGCTTCTATCACGCGCGCGCACCGTGGTCGCGCGGTGCCGCCGGCATCGGTCTGCATGTCGAAGCGGGCTACACCGATGGCCTGCGGCGCATGATCGAACTCTGGACGCAGATGGGCGTGGTCGTGCGCCGCACCGGTCCGAAGGACGTGCCGGGCGTGCCGGAAGAGGTCTATGTCGAGGTGCAGCGCGGCTCGATGAACCTTGCCTCGGACAACTGA
- a CDS encoding hydrogen peroxide-inducible genes activator yields MITLRQLRYLTSLARHRHFGRAAEDCAVTQPALSMQVRELEREIGAELVERRPGDIVLTETGLEVAQRAERILAAARDLVDFARHRDVLTGQLRFGIIPTLAPYVLPRVLPRLQERYPALRLEVRETQTRLLLDELSSGELDCIMLALPVEGVDVETLKLFDDRFLLAAPSSEPLPARKRVAVDDVDQSRLILLEEGHCLRDQALAFCATKGRDLPAGLGATSLTTVMQMVANGYGVTLLPEVAVETEARDSRVKLLRFTEPEPARAVGLAWRRTSPRKKDFEALGTIIGEALSHGRLMQSAQRSESAH; encoded by the coding sequence ATGATCACATTGCGACAGTTGCGTTACCTGACCTCGCTTGCCCGCCATCGCCATTTCGGCCGCGCGGCCGAGGATTGTGCCGTCACCCAACCCGCGCTCTCGATGCAGGTACGCGAGCTGGAGCGTGAAATCGGCGCGGAACTTGTCGAGCGGCGGCCGGGCGACATCGTCCTCACCGAAACCGGGCTCGAGGTCGCGCAACGGGCCGAGCGCATTCTGGCCGCGGCGCGCGATCTCGTCGACTTCGCGCGCCACCGTGACGTGCTCACCGGGCAATTGCGGTTCGGCATCATTCCGACGCTCGCCCCTTATGTCTTGCCGCGCGTGCTGCCGCGGTTGCAAGAACGCTATCCGGCGCTGCGACTTGAAGTTCGCGAGACGCAAACGCGATTACTGCTCGACGAATTGTCGAGCGGGGAACTCGACTGCATCATGCTAGCGCTGCCGGTCGAGGGTGTCGACGTCGAGACATTGAAATTATTCGACGACCGTTTTCTGCTGGCCGCGCCGTCGAGCGAACCGTTGCCCGCGCGCAAGCGCGTCGCTGTCGACGATGTCGATCAAAGCCGGCTCATCCTGTTGGAAGAAGGCCATTGCCTGCGCGATCAGGCGCTCGCTTTCTGCGCCACCAAGGGGCGTGATCTCCCGGCTGGTCTCGGCGCGACGTCGCTCACCACCGTGATGCAGATGGTGGCGAACGGTTACGGCGTCACGCTGTTGCCTGAAGTGGCGGTGGAGACAGAAGCACGCGACAGCCGTGTGAAACTCCTGCGCTTTACCGAACCGGAACCCGCGCGCGCGGTGGGACTCGCATGGCGTCGCACGTCACCGCGCAAAAAGGATTTCGAAGCGCTTGGAACAATTATCGGCGAAGCACTGTCGCACGGCCGCTTAATGCAATCTGCGCAACGTAGCGAAAGCGCTCATTAA
- the katG gene encoding catalase/peroxidase HPI, whose protein sequence is MDDKTKVSTSGGQCPFSGGTRGRANRDWWPDALSIEMLHRNSTLSDPMGGDFDYAKEFKSLDLNAVMKDLTALMTNSQEWWPADFGHYGGLMIRMAWHSAGTYRITDGRGGAGAGQQRFAPLNSWPDNANLDKARRLLWPIKQKYGRKLSWADLMVLAGNAALESMGFKTFGFAGGRKDVWEPEELYWGPEGTWLGDERYSGERQLSEPLGAVQMGLIYVNPEGPNGNPDPVAAAKDIRETFFRMAMNDEETVALIAGGHTFGKTHGAGDPSLVGPEPEAGALEDQGLGWKSTYASGIGGDAITGGPEVIWTQTPTKWSNYFFENLFKYEWELTKSPAGAKQWTAKNAEADIPDPFDPSKKRKPTMLTTDLALRFDPAYEKISRRFYEHPDQFADAFARAWFKLTHRDMGPRARYLGPLVPKETLIWQDPVPAVDHALIDDKDAETLKVKILGSGLTVPQLVSTAWASASTFRGSDKRGGANGARIRLAPQKDWEVNEPAELAKVLSKLEAIQKEFNGSASGGKKVSLADLIVLGGNAAVEKAAKDGGTNVKVPFAPGRTDASQDQTDVESFAPLEPRADAFRNYISSKRQFMHPEEAMVDRAQLLTLTGPEMTVLVGGLRVLGANANGAKHGVLTNRVGSLTNDFFVNLLTMGTEWVPAADGTYEGRDRKSHDLKWTATRVDLIFGSHSQLRAFAEVYACTDSQDKFVKDFVAAWTKVMNADRFDLVGAGTQKAA, encoded by the coding sequence ATGGATGACAAGACCAAGGTGAGCACCAGCGGGGGCCAGTGCCCGTTCTCGGGCGGCACGCGCGGCCGCGCAAATCGCGATTGGTGGCCGGATGCATTGAGCATCGAGATGCTCCATCGCAATTCGACTCTCTCCGACCCAATGGGTGGCGATTTCGACTACGCCAAGGAGTTCAAGAGCCTCGACCTCAACGCCGTGATGAAGGACCTCACGGCGCTGATGACGAATTCGCAGGAATGGTGGCCGGCCGACTTCGGTCATTACGGCGGCCTGATGATCCGTATGGCCTGGCACAGCGCCGGCACCTATCGCATCACCGACGGCCGTGGCGGCGCCGGCGCGGGCCAGCAGCGCTTCGCGCCGCTCAACTCGTGGCCGGACAACGCCAACCTCGACAAAGCGCGCCGCTTGCTGTGGCCGATCAAACAGAAGTACGGCCGCAAACTCTCCTGGGCCGACTTGATGGTTCTCGCCGGCAATGCCGCGCTCGAGTCGATGGGCTTCAAGACCTTCGGCTTCGCCGGCGGCCGCAAGGACGTGTGGGAACCCGAAGAACTGTATTGGGGTCCGGAAGGCACATGGCTCGGCGACGAACGCTACAGCGGCGAGCGTCAGCTGTCGGAGCCGCTCGGTGCCGTGCAGATGGGCCTCATCTACGTCAATCCGGAAGGCCCGAACGGCAATCCCGATCCCGTGGCCGCGGCCAAGGACATCCGCGAAACGTTCTTCCGCATGGCGATGAACGACGAAGAAACCGTCGCGCTGATCGCCGGCGGTCACACCTTCGGTAAGACGCACGGCGCGGGCGATCCGTCGCTGGTCGGGCCGGAGCCGGAAGCCGGCGCACTCGAGGACCAAGGGCTCGGCTGGAAGAGCACGTACGCAAGCGGCATCGGCGGCGACGCCATTACCGGCGGCCCCGAAGTCATCTGGACCCAGACGCCGACGAAGTGGAGCAACTACTTCTTCGAGAACCTGTTCAAATACGAATGGGAGCTGACGAAGAGCCCCGCCGGCGCCAAGCAGTGGACGGCCAAGAACGCCGAAGCGGACATTCCGGACCCCTTCGATCCGTCGAAGAAGCGCAAGCCGACGATGCTGACCACGGACTTGGCGCTGCGCTTCGATCCCGCCTACGAGAAGATCTCGCGGCGCTTCTACGAGCATCCGGATCAGTTCGCCGACGCGTTCGCCCGCGCCTGGTTCAAGCTCACGCATCGCGACATGGGGCCGCGCGCCCGTTACCTCGGCCCGCTTGTGCCGAAGGAGACGTTGATCTGGCAGGATCCGGTCCCCGCCGTCGATCACGCGCTGATCGACGACAAGGATGCCGAGACGTTGAAGGTGAAGATCCTCGGCTCCGGCCTCACCGTGCCGCAACTCGTGTCCACGGCGTGGGCCTCGGCCTCGACCTTCCGCGGCTCCGACAAGCGCGGCGGCGCCAATGGCGCGCGCATTCGCTTGGCGCCGCAGAAAGACTGGGAAGTGAACGAGCCGGCTGAACTCGCGAAGGTGCTGTCGAAACTCGAAGCGATCCAGAAGGAGTTCAACGGTTCGGCTTCGGGCGGCAAGAAGGTGTCGCTCGCCGACCTGATCGTGCTCGGCGGCAACGCCGCGGTCGAAAAGGCGGCGAAGGATGGCGGCACCAATGTGAAGGTGCCCTTCGCACCGGGACGCACGGATGCGTCGCAGGACCAGACCGACGTCGAATCCTTCGCTCCGCTCGAGCCCCGCGCCGACGCGTTCCGCAACTACATCAGCAGCAAGCGGCAGTTCATGCATCCCGAAGAGGCGATGGTGGATCGTGCGCAACTGCTGACGCTGACCGGACCCGAGATGACGGTGCTCGTCGGCGGCCTGCGCGTGTTAGGGGCCAATGCCAACGGCGCCAAGCACGGCGTTCTCACCAACCGCGTCGGCTCGCTGACGAACGACTTCTTCGTCAACCTGCTGACCATGGGCACCGAGTGGGTGCCGGCCGCCGACGGCACCTATGAAGGGCGTGACCGCAAGAGCCACGACCTGAAATGGACCGCTACGCGCGTCGACCTCATCTTCGGGTCGCACTCGCAGCTCCGCGCCTTCGCCGAAGTCTACGCCTGCACCGACTCGCAGGATAAGTTCGTGAAGGACTTCGTGGCGGCGTGGACCAAGGTGATGAACGCCGACCGCTTCGATCTCGTCGGGGCCGGCACGCAAAAGGCGGCCTAG
- a CDS encoding NAD(P)-dependent alcohol dehydrogenase: MAKKMKAAIFVEPNRIVLDEKPIPEIGPLDALIRITTTTICGTDIHILKGEYPVARGLTIGHEPVGIIEKLGASVQGFKEGQRVIAGAITPSGHSAACLCGCSSQDGPGTKHGFKGMGGWRFGNTIDGAQAEYLLVPDAMVNLAPVPEGLTDEQVLMCPDIMSTGFSGAESGNVRIGDSVAVFAQGPIGLCATAGARLLGATTIIAVDKVAPRMTISRKMGADHVVDFSTVDPVEEIMRLTDGRGVDVAIEALGRQQTFEWALRVLRPGGALSSLGVYSADLKIPLDAFLAGLGDHTIRTTLCPGGKERMRRLMDVVASNRIDARALVTHRFKLDDIEKAYDLFANQRDGVLKVAITP, from the coding sequence ATGGCCAAGAAGATGAAAGCCGCGATCTTCGTCGAGCCCAATCGCATCGTGCTCGATGAAAAGCCGATTCCGGAAATCGGTCCGTTGGATGCGCTCATCCGCATCACGACGACGACCATCTGCGGCACCGACATTCATATCCTCAAGGGCGAATATCCCGTCGCGCGCGGCCTGACCATCGGCCACGAGCCGGTCGGCATCATCGAGAAGCTCGGCGCGTCGGTGCAAGGCTTCAAGGAAGGCCAGCGCGTCATCGCCGGAGCGATCACGCCGAGCGGCCACAGCGCGGCTTGCCTCTGCGGCTGCTCTTCGCAGGACGGCCCCGGCACCAAGCACGGCTTCAAGGGCATGGGCGGCTGGCGCTTCGGTAACACCATCGACGGCGCGCAGGCCGAGTATCTCCTGGTGCCCGATGCGATGGTGAACCTCGCGCCGGTGCCGGAGGGCCTCACGGACGAACAAGTGCTGATGTGTCCGGACATCATGTCGACCGGCTTCTCGGGCGCCGAAAGCGGCAATGTGCGCATCGGCGACAGCGTTGCCGTGTTCGCGCAAGGTCCGATCGGTTTGTGCGCGACGGCGGGCGCGCGGCTCCTGGGCGCGACGACCATCATCGCGGTCGACAAGGTCGCGCCGCGCATGACCATTTCGCGCAAGATGGGCGCGGATCACGTCGTCGATTTCTCCACGGTCGATCCGGTCGAGGAGATCATGCGCCTCACGGACGGCCGCGGCGTCGACGTCGCCATCGAAGCACTCGGCCGCCAGCAGACCTTCGAATGGGCGCTGCGCGTGCTGCGACCGGGAGGCGCCTTGTCGTCGCTCGGCGTCTATTCGGCGGATTTGAAAATTCCGCTCGATGCTTTCCTCGCCGGTCTCGGCGACCACACGATCCGCACGACGCTCTGCCCCGGCGGCAAGGAGCGTATGCGCCGGCTGATGGACGTTGTCGCTTCGAACCGGATCGATGCGCGGGCGCTGGTCACGCATCGGTTCAAGCTCGACGATATCGAGAAGGCGTATGACCTGTTTGCCAACCAGCGCGACGGCGTGTTGAAGGTGGCGATCACGCCTTGA